The Pseudomonas nunensis genome includes the window CGTGAAAGCGCTTTGCAATTGTCGGGTCAGGGTCGTCAACGCCTGATATTGCGCGTCGGTAAACGGCAGATCATCCGTGCCTTCAAGCTCGATGCCCACGGAAAAATCATTACAGACTTCGCGCCCGTCAAAACTCGACACGCCGGCATGCCAGGCGCGCTCAAGACAGGAGACAAACTGAGTCACCGTGCCGTCACGTTCGATCAGAAAATGCGCAGACACCCGCAGGTCAGCGATCCCTTCAAAGTAGGGATGCTCCGTGACATCCAGGCGATTCTGGAAAAATTCCTGCACCTTGCCCGTGGCGAACTGCGCCGGCGGCAGGCTGATGTTGTGGATCACCAGCAGGGAGATTTCATCTGAGGGGCGCGCATTGAAGTTGGGCGAGGGGCATATGTTTACGCCCTGGCACCAACCGCTCGCGGGGTCCAACTGCATACAGGTTCCTTCAACGACGACCGTGTTGGCGCCCAGTATGCCGCGATAGACCCTCGGCGCGCGATCACTTGGCGTGATTGAGACGCCGCAAGTTGCCGATCACCGATTCCAGGGCCCGATCGAACAGCAACGTATCGTCCAGCGTGCGCACCACGCCACGGCGAAATTCCAGGGCGAGCCCGGTGCGGCTGCGCTCCAGCACTTTCATACCGGTGCGATTGACGAAAATGTACTTGCCGGTGGCTTCAATGATCGCCGCGAGTTTGCAGCGCAGGGTGTTTTCTTCGTCTTCCTGGAACTCGACCCAGCAA containing:
- the ampD gene encoding 1,6-anhydro-N-acetylmuramyl-L-alanine amidase AmpD, with translation MQLDPASGWCQGVNICPSPNFNARPSDEISLLVIHNISLPPAQFATGKVQEFFQNRLDVTEHPYFEGIADLRVSAHFLIERDGTVTQFVSCLERAWHAGVSSFDGREVCNDFSVGIELEGTDDLPFTDAQYQALTTLTRQLQSAFTGITAQRICGHSDIAPGRKTDPGPAFDWARYRAALAKEEQQ